The following are encoded in a window of Acropora muricata isolate sample 2 chromosome 6, ASM3666990v1, whole genome shotgun sequence genomic DNA:
- the LOC136920118 gene encoding ATP-binding cassette sub-family C member 4-like, producing the protein FYLFGWKAMPGILFLLILPIYYSLAGRLCVTLRSKISLVADERVSLMNSIISGIRAVKMYAWEWSFLQRVLQTRANEIKLIRWKTAILATFSTLYFSSNTVATFISLIKMRLSGIELNAYNTFMFLAILNLMKFDVTWIIAQGTKDLADFSKALSRIQDLLEHDNIDLQKYLYDAFAKTRKTQFSNECKPKTVSLQNVVCSWSGGWNRPTLKSLCLKAENGDLLFITGPVGSGKSSVFCAILNEMPLLDGEISCQGRIAWVSQQPWVFSGTVRDNILFGKTFDSHKYRKTLEACNLDKDLEGFPCRDMTRVGERGIVLSGGQRARVELARAVYSDADIYLLDDPLSAVDSNVGQHIFHNCINTLLNGKTRLMITHNLQVLNEAKNIVFMKNGEKTMEGSFSTFLQIGCDLQATSQSLETKKIAKGKNERSVREDKDKHEIERDEDGGTGLEKADEDRTSGSISWTVFQDYIRAGMSAYTAGVAAAFVVLVQGFLIVTEWWLLQVTSEPHDPQLQTKNLFIFGGLAAGGMFLSFIRSAICLNTSITSSKNLHNSMLTAILKAPVLFFDTNPGGRILNRFSRDIGIMDELLPDTFLDALLQILFVCGSLALSSILNPWVIFPAITSVVIFILIARYYLRSARDLRRLEGVNRSPVLSQFSETLEGLVHIRAFNKQQEFLESLYRCQDAHNKTWFAIIAATRWLATQIDMICIVFVTFVVFLAILTNKDSGTSALSIVYVLHITIDMCQYAIRKWSEVENYMTSVERVITYTQIEGEPGYKNDHQPPDNWPQHGQVRINNLGLVYYQGGPKILKDLSFTIDSQEKIGIVGRTGAGKSSFVAALFHIPQPTGDVIIDDVNIASINIQSSRQAMAVITQNPVLFSASLRMNLDPFEEYDDKELWDALEEAGLKSVVQRLPRKLGEEVRECGANFSVGEKQLLCLARALLKKNKIIVMDEATANVDHKTDQLIQETIRTKFKDCTVITIAHRLNTVLDYDRVLVMENGRIKEFDKPAKLLQNRAGEFSRLYHNLDNADCEDE; encoded by the exons TTTTACCTGTTTGGATGGAAGGCTATGCCAGGCATACTTTTTCTGCTAATCCTTCCAATTTACTACAGCCTGGCGGGAAGGTTGTGCGTGACGTTACGATCTAAGATTTCTCTTGTGGCGGATGAGCGTGTAAGTTTGATGAACTCCATCATTTCGGGGATTCGAGCTGTCAAGATGTACGCGTGGGAATGGTCTTTCTTGCAACGAGTGCTGCAGACAAGAGC AAATGAAATCAAGCTGATCAGATGGAAAACAGCCATATTAGCAACCTTCAGCACTTTATATTTCTCTTCCAATACTGTCGCTACTTTCATATCGTTGATCAAAATGAGATTAAGTGGAATAGAGCTCAATGCATACAACACCTTCATGTTCCTAGCAATCCTGAATTTAATGAAATTCGATGTTACTTGGATCATAGCACAAGGAACCAAAGATTTGGCTGACTTTTCAAAGGCTTTGAGTCGCATCCAAGACTTACTCGAGCATGACAACATCGACCTACAAAAATATCTCTACGATGCTTTCGCAAAAACCAGAAAGACTCAGTTCTCTAATGAATGCAAACCCAAAACAGTTTCTCTTCAGAATGTGGTGTGTAGTTGGAGTGGAGGCTGGAATCGACCCACTTTGAAATCTCTATGTTTAAAAGCTGAAAACGGTGATCTTCTTTTTATCACTGGTCCCGTTGGTTCCGGAAAATCCTCTGTATTCTGTGCCATTCTAAACGAAATGCCACTCCTTGACGGCGAGATATCGTGTCAAGGTCGAATTGCCTGGGTTAGTCAGCAGCCCTGGGTCTTTTCTGGAACTGTACGAGACAACATATTGTTTGGCAAAACGTTTGACTCACACAAGTATCGCAAAACGCTGGAGGCTTGCAATCTTGATAAAGACTTAGAAGGGTTTCCTTGTCGTGACATGACACGTGTTGGAGAACGCGGAATAGTTCTGAGTGGCGGACAGAGGGCTCGTGTTGAATTAGCTCGTGCAGTGTACTCTGATGCAGATATCTACTTGTTGGATGATCCTCTGAGTGCAGTGGATTCAAATGTCGGACAGCACATATTCCACAACTGCATCAATACCTTACTAAACGGAAAAACTCGCTTGATGATTACTCACAATTTGCAGGTGCTAAATGAGGCCAAGAATATCGTTTTTATGAAAAACGGTGAAAAGACAATGGAGGGTAGTTTTTCTACCTTTCTTCAAATTGGTTGCGATCTTCAAGCAACGAGTCAGTCATTAGAAACGAAAAAAATTGCGAAAGGAAAGAATGAAAGATCTGTGAGGGAGGATAAAGACAAGCATGAAATTGAACGAGATGAAGATGGCGGCACAGGTCTTGAAAAGGCAGACGAAGATCGTACTTCTGGTTCCATCTCGTGGACTGTGTTTCAAGATTACATACGAGCTGGAATGTCTGCTTATACAGCTGGAGTCGCAGCCGCTTTTGTTGTTCTCGTGCAAG gaTTCCTCATAGTAACGGAATGGTGGCTTCTACAAGTGACTTCCGAGCCACACGACCCTCAGCTTCAAACCAAGAATTTGTTCATATTTGGTGGCTTGGCAGCTGGAGGCATGTTCTTGTCCTTCATCAGATCAGCCATTTGTTTAAACACGTCGATAACGTCTTCCAAAAACCTTCACAACTCCATGCTGACAGCAATATTGAAGGCACCAGTTCTGTTCTTCGACACTAATCCAGGTGGACGAATTTTGAACAGGTTTTCACGAGATATTGGCATCATGGACGAGCTGTTACCAGATACATTTTTAGACGCTCTCTTACAAATTCTGTTTGTATGTGGATCTCTCGCTCTTTCGTCCATTCTAAATCCCTGGGTTATTTTTCCGGCCATCACGTCTGTGGTGATATTTATTTTAATCGCTCGCTATTACCTCAGGTCAGCTCGTGATCTGAGACGGCTGGAAGGAGTCAACAGAAGTCCAGTGCTGTCTCAATTTAGCGAGACGTTAGAAGGATTGGTGCATATCCGCGCATTcaataaacaacaagaattcCTGGAGTCATTGTACAG ATGCCAAGACGCTCACAACAAGACCTGGTTTGCCATCATAGCCGCAACAAGATGGCTTGCAACCCAAATTGACATGATCTGTATTGTCTTTGTCACATTTGTGGTTTTCCTTGCTATTTTAACCAACAAAGACTCAG GTACCTCAGCTTTGTCCATTGTGTACGTTTTGCATATTACAATTGACATGTGTCAATATGCCATTAGAAAATGGTCAGAAGTCGAGAACTACATGACATCAGTTGAACGAGTCATCACTTACACGCAAATAGAGGGAGAGCCTGGCTACAAGAATGACCACCAGCCCCCTGATAACTGGCCACAGCACGGTCAAGTGAGGATCAACAATTTAGGACTCGTCTACTACCAGGGCGGTCCAAAGATACTGAAAGATTTATCATTCACCATTGATTCTCAAGAGAAGATTGGAATTGTTGGCCGCACTGGCGCTGGCAAGTCCTCATTCGTCGCAGCTCTGTTTCACATACCTCAACCGACAGGTGATGTCATTATTGATGACGTCAATATTGCTTCTATCAATATTCAAAGCTCTCGCCAAGCCATGGCAGTCATTACCCAGAATCCTGTCTTATTTAGCGCTTCACTTCGCATGAACTTGGATCCTTTTGAGGAGTACGACGACAAGGAGCTCTGGGATGCCCTGGAAGAAGCGGGCTTGAAGTCTGTGGTGCAAAGGTTACCACGGAAGCTCGGCGAAGAGGTGAGAGAATGTGGAGCAAACTTCAGCGTCGGAGAGAAACAACTTTTGTGCTTAGCTCGTGCGTTACTGAAGAAGAACAAGATTATCGTTATGGATGAAGCAACGGCCAATGTTGATCACAAAACAGATCAATTGATTCAAGAGACAATCCgaacaaaatttaaagattGCACAGTCATCACAATTGCACATCGATTGAATACCGTTCTTGATTATGATCGAGTATTGGTTATGGAAAACGGAAGAATAAAAGAGTTCGACAAGCCAGCAAAATTACTTCAAAACAGAGCTGGTGAATTTTCAAGGCTTTATCATAATTTAGACAATGCTGATTGCGAAGATGAATGA